A DNA window from Anaerocolumna sp. AGMB13020 contains the following coding sequences:
- a CDS encoding glycosyl hydrolase family 28 protein: protein MDKKKGIALVQWLVIFVLVITAGVAGKNLRDRSLEVSRMMNYENTKLVLYEGPESLKDATAKDLVSASEKERNYALLHCTDTEVKVNGNDCYVYDTNVNHSRKWYQNYMPPQSRTPITYFDFEGVVEIQVSLKAMELQSAKISPLSSNITPVVNKQEGTVTFSVTEPGNYTVTYNDSPERALHIFANPIDTEAPTESTDTIKYIGPGEWNIENIILEDNQTLYLAGGAVVHGIINANYAKNVKVAGRGILDGSGFEGWMGKTAYVPLKFDNCDGVTLKDIIVLNPNAWVCSAKSSTNGIIDGIRIISSRPNGDGITLQSCTNYQVSNCFVRSWDDSLVVKNYEGSSSDITFQNMQLWTDFAQSMEIGYETNKGQVEGVSITNIKFDGITILNNFHKPVISVHNADDAAVKAVTFQNITVENAQMGSGDGDEMPYLIDLHIPKTSNWTSTKERGVIEGVTIDNVKVLSGKFSPSRIEGYDENHKISNISIHNLEILGEKILNFEQGNFEIDTATTENLTIR from the coding sequence ATGGATAAGAAGAAAGGAATAGCTCTGGTACAATGGTTAGTAATTTTTGTTTTGGTTATTACAGCCGGAGTGGCAGGAAAAAACTTAAGAGACAGAAGTCTAGAGGTCAGTAGGATGATGAATTACGAGAATACAAAGCTGGTGCTTTATGAGGGGCCTGAATCCTTAAAAGATGCAACCGCTAAAGACCTGGTCAGTGCCAGCGAAAAGGAGAGAAATTATGCACTGCTGCATTGTACGGATACAGAGGTAAAGGTTAATGGCAATGACTGTTACGTATATGACACCAATGTGAATCATTCCAGAAAATGGTATCAGAATTATATGCCGCCCCAGTCCAGAACACCTATCACATATTTTGATTTTGAAGGTGTCGTTGAAATACAGGTCAGTCTTAAAGCCATGGAGTTGCAATCAGCAAAAATAAGTCCTTTAAGCAGTAATATAACACCTGTGGTAAACAAGCAGGAAGGAACGGTTACCTTCTCTGTGACAGAACCGGGCAATTATACTGTTACATATAATGACTCACCGGAACGTGCACTTCATATCTTTGCCAATCCCATAGATACAGAAGCTCCTACGGAGAGTACGGATACCATCAAGTACATAGGACCAGGGGAATGGAATATAGAAAATATCATCTTAGAGGATAACCAGACGTTATATCTGGCAGGAGGTGCAGTTGTACATGGCATTATCAATGCCAATTACGCAAAGAATGTCAAGGTAGCCGGCAGAGGTATCTTAGACGGCTCCGGTTTTGAGGGCTGGATGGGAAAGACGGCTTATGTGCCATTAAAATTCGATAACTGTGATGGTGTAACCCTTAAAGATATCATTGTCTTGAATCCCAATGCCTGGGTTTGTTCTGCAAAAAGTTCTACCAATGGAATTATCGATGGCATAAGAATCATATCTTCAAGACCAAACGGAGATGGAATAACACTGCAGTCCTGTACCAATTACCAGGTATCCAATTGCTTTGTAAGAAGCTGGGATGATTCATTGGTTGTGAAGAATTATGAAGGAAGCTCCTCTGACATAACCTTTCAGAATATGCAGCTATGGACGGATTTTGCCCAGTCAATGGAAATTGGTTATGAGACCAACAAAGGACAGGTAGAAGGGGTATCCATTACCAATATCAAATTTGATGGTATTACCATTCTGAACAATTTCCATAAGCCTGTTATATCAGTACATAATGCAGACGATGCAGCAGTGAAAGCTGTTACCTTTCAGAATATAACCGTTGAAAATGCGCAGATGGGATCAGGAGATGGAGATGAGATGCCGTATCTCATAGATCTGCATATACCAAAGACCTCAAATTGGACGTCAACTAAAGAAAGAGGGGTAATAGAGGGAGTAACTATTGATAATGTCAAAGTGCTTTCCGGAAAATTCAGTCCTTCCAGAATAGAAGGTTATGATGAAAACCATAAGATCAGCAATATTTCCATTCATAATCTTGAAATCCTGGGAGAGAAAATACTCAATTTTGAACAGGGTAACTTTGAGATAGATACTGCTACTACAGAAAATTTGACAATTCGGTAA
- a CDS encoding discoidin domain-containing protein: MKIVRPVLIVLLLTVNIYLIGFAPDSIKEPSKELSPENITVRNTIEQTESMEHPEFKKAEYTLVLPEGTNIALKKKVIASSFADVYTPRKTTDGIAVGVSYWEGKPDYPNYLTVDLEKKEKFQAIRLALSPMAVWGKRTQTIAVNISKDGETFTPLAEAKQYTFDPDLGNEAQLFFDNAEARYIQLVFTENTGSGGGQLAEFEIYQK; encoded by the coding sequence ATGAAGATTGTACGTCCTGTATTAATAGTTCTGTTATTGACAGTCAACATTTATCTGATTGGTTTTGCACCTGACAGTATAAAAGAGCCGTCAAAGGAATTATCACCGGAAAATATCACCGTAAGAAACACCATAGAACAGACTGAGAGTATGGAGCATCCGGAGTTTAAGAAAGCAGAATATACATTGGTGCTTCCAGAAGGCACCAATATAGCCCTGAAAAAGAAAGTAATTGCCAGCAGCTTTGCAGATGTGTATACGCCCAGAAAGACAACAGATGGGATCGCAGTAGGAGTATCTTATTGGGAAGGTAAACCGGATTACCCCAATTACCTTACAGTGGATTTGGAAAAGAAAGAGAAGTTTCAGGCAATCAGATTAGCGCTGAGCCCGATGGCAGTATGGGGGAAAAGAACACAGACCATAGCTGTCAATATCAGTAAGGATGGAGAGACTTTCACACCTTTGGCAGAAGCAAAGCAGTATACCTTTGATCCGGATTTGGGTAATGAAGCACAATTGTTCTTTGACAATGCAGAAGCCAGATACATACAGCTTGTTTTTACAGAAAATACAGGATCAGGCGGAGGCCAGCTGGCGGAATTTGAAATCTACCAGAAATAA
- a CDS encoding metal-sensing transcriptional repressor, with protein MKADKDKITRLLKTARGQIDGLLKMVDDDRYCIDISNQLSATQAILQKVNNEIIQSHLKSCVKDSFDTGSEEDKDEKIEEIVKLLDKLSK; from the coding sequence ATGAAAGCTGATAAAGATAAGATTACACGTCTGTTAAAAACTGCCAGGGGGCAGATAGACGGCCTTTTAAAGATGGTGGATGACGACAGATATTGTATAGATATCTCAAACCAGCTGTCGGCTACCCAAGCTATCTTGCAAAAGGTTAACAATGAAATCATCCAATCCCATTTAAAGAGCTGCGTCAAAGACAGCTTTGACACAGGCTCGGAAGAAGATAAGGATGAAAAAATCGAGGAAATCGTAAAATTACTGGATAAACTATCAAAATAG
- a CDS encoding heavy metal translocating P-type ATPase encodes MSQKFTVTGMTCSACSAAVEKSVKNVQGVSSVVVNLLGNSMLVDYDKEVTNENTIIQSVENAGYHASLYVKGQEAAGTEKTENRVQSELKEMKFRIIVSAIFLIPLLYIAMGHMFKFPLPGFLHGDKNAVTFAFIQFLLTLPILYVNRKYFQVGFKTLFKGHPNMDSLIAIGSGAAVVYGVFAIFMIGYGLGHMDMDAVMKYSMDLYFESAATILTLITLGKFLEARSKGKTSEAISKLMDLSPKTAMVIRNGEEKEIPIEEVVIGDILAVRPGQSVPVDGVITEGSTAIDQSALTGESIPVEKLPGDKVIGATINKTGFFKFRAEKVGNDTTLAQIIQLVEDANSSKAPIAKLADKISGIFVPVVISIAVLSTIIWLLTGESFEFALSIGIAVLVISCPCALGLATPVAIMVGTGKGATNGILIKSAEALEIAHKVNTVILDKTGTITEGKPRVTDIVTAAGITEEELLQAAAAIEKPSEHPLAEAILEKAKEKGIKYEDVNEFKAVSGRGILAKIGGENYYSGNLALMKEQGIDISKLEQKADAFSENGKTPLYFAKENTLLGVIAVADVVKPTSKAAIEELKALGIDVVMLTGDNKKTAEAIRKQLHIDRVVAEVLPQDKESEVRKLQEKGKKVAMIGDGINDAPALARADVGIAIGAGTDIAIESADIVLMKSDLLDAVTAIELSKATIKNIKENLFWAFFYNTIGIPLAAGVFYGILEWKLNPMFAAAAMSLSSVCVVTNALRLRFFKPKRRKIGERNNP; translated from the coding sequence ATGAGTCAAAAATTTACTGTTACGGGAATGACCTGTTCGGCCTGCTCAGCAGCAGTTGAGAAGAGTGTTAAGAATGTGCAGGGGGTAAGCTCTGTAGTTGTTAATCTTCTTGGTAACAGCATGCTGGTAGACTACGATAAGGAGGTCACCAACGAAAATACCATAATTCAGTCTGTCGAGAATGCGGGCTACCATGCTTCTCTGTATGTAAAAGGACAGGAGGCGGCAGGCACCGAGAAAACGGAGAACAGAGTGCAGTCAGAACTTAAGGAAATGAAATTTCGAATCATTGTTTCTGCAATCTTTCTGATTCCTTTGCTTTATATTGCAATGGGACATATGTTTAAGTTTCCTCTGCCAGGTTTTCTACATGGAGATAAGAATGCAGTAACCTTTGCATTTATACAGTTTCTGCTGACCCTGCCTATTCTGTACGTTAACCGGAAATATTTTCAGGTGGGCTTTAAGACGCTCTTTAAGGGACACCCCAATATGGACTCCCTCATTGCCATTGGCTCCGGTGCAGCGGTGGTATATGGAGTATTTGCTATATTTATGATTGGCTATGGCCTTGGACATATGGATATGGATGCCGTTATGAAATATTCCATGGACCTTTATTTTGAGTCAGCCGCAACCATCTTAACCCTTATAACCCTTGGTAAATTCCTTGAAGCAAGATCGAAAGGCAAGACCTCTGAGGCAATCAGTAAACTGATGGATTTGTCACCTAAGACAGCAATGGTCATAAGAAATGGGGAAGAGAAAGAAATTCCCATTGAAGAAGTAGTAATCGGCGATATCCTGGCTGTTCGTCCGGGACAGAGCGTACCTGTAGATGGTGTTATCACAGAAGGCAGTACAGCGATTGATCAGTCAGCCCTCACCGGTGAAAGTATACCCGTGGAAAAGCTTCCCGGCGATAAGGTTATCGGTGCTACCATAAACAAGACCGGCTTCTTTAAATTCCGGGCAGAAAAAGTTGGAAATGACACAACACTGGCGCAGATTATCCAGCTTGTGGAAGACGCTAATTCCTCAAAGGCACCCATTGCCAAACTGGCTGATAAAATCAGCGGAATCTTTGTTCCGGTAGTAATCAGTATTGCGGTTCTATCGACTATTATCTGGCTGTTAACGGGTGAATCCTTTGAATTTGCATTATCTATAGGTATTGCAGTATTGGTTATATCCTGCCCCTGTGCCCTTGGTCTTGCAACTCCCGTTGCTATCATGGTAGGAACCGGAAAAGGAGCCACTAACGGAATATTAATCAAATCAGCAGAAGCCCTGGAAATCGCACATAAGGTCAATACGGTAATCCTTGATAAGACCGGTACCATTACAGAAGGGAAACCAAGAGTTACAGATATAGTTACGGCAGCAGGAATTACAGAAGAAGAACTGCTACAGGCAGCAGCAGCCATTGAGAAGCCCTCAGAACATCCATTAGCAGAAGCTATCTTGGAAAAAGCCAAAGAAAAAGGCATTAAATACGAGGATGTCAATGAATTCAAAGCTGTATCTGGAAGAGGTATTCTGGCTAAAATAGGCGGTGAAAATTATTATTCCGGAAACCTTGCATTAATGAAGGAACAGGGAATTGATATTTCTAAGCTTGAACAGAAAGCAGATGCTTTTTCTGAAAATGGTAAAACACCTCTTTATTTTGCTAAGGAAAACACGCTTCTGGGAGTTATCGCAGTAGCGGATGTTGTGAAACCCACCAGTAAGGCAGCCATAGAGGAATTAAAAGCTCTGGGCATTGATGTTGTAATGCTTACCGGCGATAACAAGAAGACCGCTGAAGCAATCAGAAAACAGCTTCATATAGACCGTGTAGTTGCAGAGGTACTTCCTCAGGACAAAGAAAGTGAAGTCAGAAAGCTTCAGGAAAAAGGGAAAAAAGTAGCCATGATAGGTGATGGTATCAACGATGCTCCAGCCCTTGCAAGAGCGGACGTAGGTATTGCTATTGGTGCCGGTACAGATATTGCCATTGAATCAGCAGATATCGTATTAATGAAAAGTGATCTGCTGGATGCAGTTACTGCCATTGAGCTTAGTAAAGCAACTATTAAGAATATCAAAGAGAATCTATTCTGGGCATTTTTCTACAATACTATTGGCATACCATTGGCAGCAGGTGTATTTTATGGTATACTGGAGTGGAAACTAAATCCTATGTTTGCAGCAGCAGCTATGAGTTTAAGCTCCGTTTGTGTTGTGACCAATGCTTTAAGGCTTCGTTTCTTTAAGCCTAAGAGAAGAAAGATTGGTGAAAGGAATAACCCGTAA
- a CDS encoding LacI family DNA-binding transcriptional regulator has translation MTTIKDIAQAVGVSCTTVSNVIHGKTGRVSAETITLINEAIDKLGYVPNMSARALVSSSSKVIGMISHLTSNKKESIVEDPFHSAFIGSIEKTLRENGYYLMLRTVETTSDLMNFLHNWNVDGLFCTGVFQDEFFEALTSLKIPVVLIDSYVSHPNICNVGLEDYDGGYTATRYLIDKGHKDIAFASPTIKEKGVVYERFLGYKEALKEASIPFRKNLIFEQELDTATTVELGKQLALRKDITAVFATADILAAGIMAGLRQAGKMIPDDISVMGFDDINLCQLTSPMLTTIHQDAPLKGKLAVYFLMDKLDNKPLPNNEVILPIHLVERESVKSLYN, from the coding sequence ATGACCACGATTAAAGATATTGCACAGGCCGTTGGGGTAAGCTGTACCACTGTCTCCAATGTAATTCACGGAAAGACGGGACGTGTATCAGCTGAAACTATTACCCTTATAAACGAAGCCATAGATAAGCTAGGTTATGTTCCGAATATGTCTGCTCGCGCACTGGTGTCCAGCTCTTCTAAAGTTATCGGAATGATCAGCCACCTGACTTCGAATAAAAAAGAAAGTATCGTAGAAGACCCTTTTCATTCCGCCTTTATCGGTTCCATCGAAAAAACCCTGAGAGAAAACGGTTATTATTTAATGCTTCGTACCGTGGAAACCACCTCAGACCTGATGAATTTTCTACATAACTGGAATGTGGACGGGCTCTTTTGTACCGGTGTATTTCAGGATGAATTTTTCGAGGCATTAACCAGTCTTAAGATACCCGTTGTTCTAATAGACAGTTATGTATCACATCCTAACATTTGCAACGTAGGTCTTGAAGATTATGATGGAGGCTATACTGCCACCAGGTACCTCATTGACAAAGGCCACAAAGACATTGCTTTTGCTTCTCCTACTATCAAAGAGAAAGGTGTTGTGTACGAACGTTTTCTGGGTTATAAAGAAGCGCTAAAGGAAGCTTCCATTCCTTTTCGTAAAAACCTTATCTTTGAACAGGAACTTGATACTGCTACCACGGTTGAACTTGGTAAGCAGCTTGCTCTCAGAAAAGACATCACAGCGGTTTTTGCAACTGCGGATATTTTAGCTGCCGGTATTATGGCAGGTCTCAGACAAGCGGGTAAAATGATTCCTGACGATATATCTGTAATGGGTTTTGATGATATCAATCTGTGCCAGCTGACATCACCAATGCTTACGACCATCCATCAGGATGCACCTTTAAAAGGTAAGCTGGCAGTTTATTTCCTTATGGATAAGCTTGATAACAAACCTCTCCCTAACAATGAAGTGATTCTTCCAATTCATCTGGTAGAACGGGAGAGCGTCAAATCACTCTATAATTAA
- the pgmB gene encoding beta-phosphoglucomutase: MIRGVIFDLDGVLVSTDELHFEAWKMLAVELGIDKFTREDNKKQKGVSRMESLEVVLSKGSKIYSQEMKEEFAERKNNYYKKLLEELDERAILPGVTECLRMLKSNGNLIGIGSVSKNAPLILEKTGLIKYIDKVSCGLDITRSKPDPEVFEVAANKLGLKYEDCLVVEDSLAGIVAGKAAHMKTLGVGSEYELLRADYEATGLDAEIDWKAILEA; the protein is encoded by the coding sequence ATGATAAGAGGAGTAATTTTTGATTTGGATGGAGTATTGGTATCAACGGATGAACTTCATTTTGAAGCCTGGAAGATGCTTGCTGTCGAGCTTGGTATCGATAAATTTACCAGAGAAGATAATAAGAAGCAAAAGGGTGTCAGCAGAATGGAATCCCTGGAGGTAGTATTAAGCAAGGGCAGTAAGATCTACAGTCAGGAAATGAAAGAAGAGTTTGCAGAGAGAAAGAATAATTACTACAAGAAATTGCTAGAGGAACTGGATGAAAGAGCAATCCTTCCGGGCGTGACGGAATGCCTTCGGATGCTTAAAAGCAATGGAAACCTTATTGGTATAGGTTCTGTAAGTAAAAACGCTCCACTTATACTTGAGAAAACCGGACTAATAAAATACATAGACAAGGTAAGCTGCGGGCTAGATATTACAAGGTCCAAACCTGATCCCGAAGTTTTTGAAGTAGCCGCTAATAAACTGGGACTCAAATATGAGGACTGTCTGGTAGTTGAGGATTCCCTGGCAGGTATCGTAGCCGGTAAGGCAGCCCATATGAAGACTCTTGGAGTGGGAAGTGAATATGAGCTGTTACGGGCAGATTACGAAGCAACAGGTCTTGATGCGGAGATAGATTGGAAAGCAATTCTTGAGGCTTAA
- a CDS encoding heavy-metal-associated domain-containing protein, whose protein sequence is MKKVMKIEGMSCGHCQARVEKALGAINGVNAKVNLGKKEAVIEFSSDISDDVFINAVTEAGYEVVSVAEKKGLFGR, encoded by the coding sequence ATGAAAAAAGTTATGAAAATTGAAGGTATGTCCTGTGGTCATTGTCAGGCAAGAGTAGAGAAGGCATTAGGTGCCATTAACGGAGTAAATGCTAAAGTTAATCTTGGAAAGAAAGAAGCCGTAATTGAATTTTCTTCCGATATCAGCGATGATGTATTTATCAATGCGGTAACAGAAGCAGGATATGAAGTAGTATCCGTAGCTGAGAAAAAAGGACTTTTTGGCAGATAA